Proteins from a genomic interval of Arthrobacter sp. CAN_C5:
- a CDS encoding helix-turn-helix domain-containing protein: MDDPTPLITATLDQVGPRLKRLRTRRGVTLTGLAGTTGISKSTLSRLETGQRRPTLELLLPLALAFDVPLDELVGAPDVGDPRIRLKPRTANGRTVVPLTRQPGGMQAWKIVIPTSKVDPELRAHEGYEWLYVLSGSMRLVLGEHDLILGPGEVAEFDTRLPHWFGSTGDRPAEVLSVFGGQGERMHVRARSTKGEIP; this comes from the coding sequence GTGGACGATCCAACACCTCTGATCACCGCGACGCTCGACCAGGTCGGGCCCCGGCTGAAACGGCTGCGCACCCGGCGCGGAGTGACTCTGACCGGCCTCGCGGGGACCACCGGGATTTCCAAGAGCACGCTCTCCCGCCTGGAAACCGGCCAGCGGCGCCCGACCCTTGAACTGCTCCTGCCCCTGGCCCTGGCCTTCGACGTGCCCCTGGATGAACTGGTCGGCGCCCCCGACGTCGGAGACCCGCGCATCCGCCTCAAACCCCGCACCGCCAACGGGCGTACCGTCGTCCCGCTGACCCGCCAGCCCGGAGGCATGCAGGCCTGGAAGATCGTCATCCCCACCTCCAAGGTCGACCCCGAACTGCGGGCCCACGAAGGCTACGAATGGTTGTACGTCCTCTCCGGCAGCATGCGCCTTGTTCTCGGAGAGCACGACCTGATCCTCGGCCCCGGTGAAGTGGCCGAATTCGACACCCGCCTACCGCACTGGTTCGGCAGCACCGGAGACCGGCCGGCAGAAGTACTCAGCGTCTTCGGCGGGCAGGGCGAGCGGATGCACGTCCGCGCGAGATCCACCAAGGGAGAGATCCCATAA
- a CDS encoding NAD(P)/FAD-dependent oxidoreductase, whose translation MSDYDVVIIGGSAAGLSAALVLSRARRRVLVIDSGAPRNAPAPHLHGFLSADGMPPGELLSAGRAEVKGYGGEILEGTVTELIRCGPEGFQVLLAGGRRVSARRLLVATGLRDELPAVEGLTDRWARDVLHCPYCHGYEVRDQQLGVLGGSADAVRYAQIIRQWTHDLVLFAPPGSLSVPERAGLVARAIGIVEGTVRRVVVEGGRLAGVELDDGRLIRRDAVFVPPRFVPNSALLTGAGCETDEAGWPVKDGTGLTTVAGLWVAGNVANPRAQVITAAGEGSAAAMAINADLVEADIKDAVRAFNLGL comes from the coding sequence ATGAGCGATTATGACGTAGTGATTATCGGCGGCAGCGCCGCCGGACTTTCGGCGGCCCTGGTACTGTCCCGGGCCCGCCGCAGGGTTCTGGTGATCGACTCCGGTGCCCCGCGCAACGCCCCGGCCCCCCACCTCCACGGCTTCCTCTCCGCCGACGGGATGCCCCCGGGCGAGCTGCTCTCCGCCGGTCGGGCCGAGGTCAAGGGCTACGGGGGCGAAATCCTCGAAGGGACCGTAACGGAGCTGATCCGCTGCGGCCCGGAAGGATTCCAGGTGCTGCTGGCCGGCGGCCGGCGGGTCTCGGCCCGGCGCCTGCTCGTAGCCACCGGGCTGCGCGATGAACTGCCCGCCGTCGAGGGCCTTACCGACCGGTGGGCCCGGGATGTGCTGCACTGCCCGTACTGCCACGGCTACGAGGTCCGCGACCAGCAGCTGGGGGTCCTGGGCGGATCCGCCGACGCGGTGCGTTATGCCCAGATCATCCGCCAGTGGACTCACGACCTGGTCCTGTTTGCCCCGCCCGGATCCCTAAGCGTGCCCGAACGCGCCGGGCTGGTCGCCCGCGCCATCGGAATCGTCGAAGGCACAGTGCGGCGGGTCGTGGTGGAAGGCGGGCGCCTGGCCGGGGTCGAACTCGACGACGGGCGCCTGATCCGCCGGGATGCCGTGTTCGTGCCGCCGCGCTTTGTCCCCAACAGCGCGCTGCTCACCGGGGCCGGCTGCGAAACCGACGAGGCCGGCTGGCCCGTGAAGGACGGCACCGGGCTCACCACCGTTGCCGGCCTCTGGGTGGCGGGCAACGTCGCGAACCCGCGGGCCCAGGTCATCACCGCAGCCGGGGAAGGATCCGCCGCCGCCATGGCGATCAACGCCGACCTGGTCGAGGCCGACATCAAAGACGCCGTGCGCGCCTTCAACCTGGGCCTCTAA